Proteins encoded by one window of Synechococcus sp. WH 7805:
- a CDS encoding metallophosphoesterase, with protein sequence MKQPGRREFLRLMAAAASGSALEVLLKKVAAQPLASGQNRNFQTPNKPLRIGLISDLNSSYGSTSYGPTVERGVNLLLQQKPDLVICAGDMVAGQKTSLTDRQLAAMWEGFETFVRRPLETAGIPLLPAMGNHDASSQQSQGRWIYARERQQASRFWSKHQDAVPSGLTEADIFPFQYAWHGPGLFLVVMDASSSTVSSAQRQWLTRTLNAPQRQQDDLCLVVGHLPLTAFSQGRARAGECIHDAASLAAELRQADVDLVISGHHHAWYPAEALGLRLLSLGAMGSGPRRLLGSSSASPASLTLLDWSAADQSISERTLNLNSFSEMQTDQLPTTIVAPGFAETRRRHTQWQRPQRG encoded by the coding sequence ATGAAACAGCCCGGACGGCGAGAATTTCTACGGCTCATGGCCGCCGCCGCGTCAGGCTCAGCCTTGGAGGTCCTGCTGAAGAAGGTGGCTGCGCAACCTCTCGCTTCAGGACAGAACAGAAACTTCCAGACACCAAACAAGCCTTTAAGGATCGGGCTGATCAGCGATCTAAACAGCTCCTACGGCAGCACCAGCTATGGGCCCACCGTTGAACGGGGAGTGAACCTTCTGTTGCAGCAGAAGCCTGACCTGGTGATTTGTGCCGGTGACATGGTCGCGGGCCAGAAGACGTCGCTGACCGACCGCCAGCTCGCAGCGATGTGGGAGGGCTTTGAGACCTTTGTGCGACGGCCTCTAGAGACAGCCGGCATTCCACTTTTGCCGGCGATGGGAAATCACGACGCATCAAGCCAGCAATCTCAGGGCCGCTGGATCTATGCACGGGAGCGTCAGCAGGCCTCTCGGTTCTGGAGCAAGCATCAAGATGCGGTGCCATCAGGACTGACGGAAGCGGACATCTTCCCGTTCCAGTACGCCTGGCATGGACCTGGTCTTTTCCTCGTTGTGATGGATGCCTCATCTTCAACGGTGAGCAGCGCTCAGCGGCAATGGCTCACCCGCACGTTGAACGCACCGCAGCGTCAGCAGGATGACCTTTGCCTTGTTGTGGGCCACCTCCCCTTAACGGCCTTCAGCCAGGGCCGCGCACGCGCTGGCGAATGCATTCACGACGCCGCTTCGCTGGCCGCTGAACTGCGCCAAGCCGATGTGGATCTTGTGATCTCAGGTCATCACCATGCCTGGTATCCCGCCGAAGCACTGGGTTTGCGGCTGCTGAGCCTCGGTGCAATGGGCAGTGGTCCCCGGCGACTACTCGGCAGCAGCAGCGCCTCACCGGCGTCTCTCACCCTGCTGGATTGGTCAGCCGCCGATCAATCGATCTCCGAGAGAACGCTGAACCTCAACAGCTTCTCTGAGATGCAGACAGACCAGCTTCCAACAACCATTGTCGCGCCTGGTTTTGCTGAAACACGTCGACGCCACACCCAGTGGCAGCGTCCTCAACGCGGTTAA
- the gap gene encoding type I glyceraldehyde-3-phosphate dehydrogenase, whose translation MAIRIGINGFGRIGRLAFRQAMTCPDVEVVGINDLIEVDYLAYLLRYDSTHRQFQGDIRVEDGALVVNDQPIRITAERDPSQLRWGEIGADYVLESTGFFLTAPLAQAHLDAGARRVVMSAPSKDDTPMFVMGVNHTSYAGQAIVSNASCTTNCLAPLAKVVHDNFGIVSGLMTTVHATTATQKPVDSPSLKDWRGGRGAGQSIIPSSTGAAKAVGRVIPELNGKLTGMAFRVPTPDVSVVDLTVNLDRPTSYENLKQTIKQASQNGLSGILGYTEDPIVSNDLLGESCTSVFDAGAGMALNDRFMKLVAWYDNEWAYSCKCIDLMRHMATHQS comes from the coding sequence ATGGCCATCCGCATCGGCATCAATGGATTTGGCCGCATTGGCCGGCTCGCCTTTCGTCAGGCCATGACCTGCCCGGATGTGGAGGTAGTGGGAATCAATGATCTGATCGAGGTCGACTACCTGGCCTACCTGCTGCGTTACGACTCCACCCATCGTCAGTTTCAAGGCGACATCCGCGTGGAGGACGGAGCGCTTGTTGTGAACGACCAACCGATCCGGATCACCGCTGAAAGAGATCCCAGTCAGCTTCGCTGGGGCGAGATCGGCGCGGATTACGTACTCGAGAGCACGGGCTTTTTTCTCACTGCCCCGTTGGCCCAGGCTCACCTGGATGCCGGCGCCCGTCGCGTGGTGATGAGTGCTCCATCCAAGGACGACACCCCGATGTTCGTGATGGGTGTGAATCACACCAGCTACGCCGGGCAGGCGATTGTCTCGAACGCCAGCTGCACAACCAACTGTCTGGCCCCTCTGGCCAAGGTGGTGCACGACAACTTCGGGATCGTCAGCGGTCTGATGACCACAGTGCACGCCACAACGGCAACGCAGAAACCAGTGGACAGTCCCTCCCTGAAGGACTGGCGTGGAGGACGGGGAGCGGGGCAAAGCATTATTCCCAGCTCCACGGGAGCGGCAAAAGCCGTAGGCCGCGTCATTCCTGAACTGAACGGCAAGCTCACCGGCATGGCCTTCCGGGTCCCCACTCCTGATGTCTCCGTGGTCGATCTCACAGTGAATCTGGACCGTCCAACCAGCTACGAGAATCTGAAGCAGACGATCAAACAGGCCTCGCAGAATGGTCTTTCGGGCATCCTTGGCTACACGGAAGATCCAATCGTCTCCAATGATCTGCTGGGAGAAAGCTGCACGTCGGTGTTCGACGCGGGAGCAGGGATGGCTCTCAATGACCGCTTCATGAAACTGGTGGCTTGGTACGACAACGAATGGGCCTACAGCTGCAAGTGCATCGATTTAATGAGGCACATGGCAACACATCAGTCCTGA
- the psbA gene encoding photosystem II q(b) protein has protein sequence MTTTIQQRSGANGWQSFCEWVTSTNNRLYVGWFGVLMIPTLLAATTCFIVAFIAAPPVDIDGIREPVAGSLIYGNNIISGAVVPSSNAIGLHFYPIWEAASLDEWLYNGGPYQLVVFHFLIGIFCYMGREWELSYRLGMRPWICVAYSAPVAAASAVFLVYPFGQGSFSDGMPLGISGTFNFMLVFQAEHNILMHPFHMMGVAGVFGGSLFSAMHGSLVTSSLVRETTESESQNYGYKFGQEEETYNIVAAHGYFGRLIFQYASFNNSRSLHFFLAAWPVVGIWFTALGVSTMAFNLNGFNFNQSILDGQGRVLNTWADVLNRANLGMEVMHERNAHNFPLDLAAAESTPVALQAPAIG, from the coding sequence ATGACCACCACCATTCAGCAGCGCTCCGGCGCCAATGGCTGGCAGTCCTTCTGCGAGTGGGTCACCTCCACCAACAACCGCCTGTATGTGGGCTGGTTCGGTGTGCTGATGATCCCCACCCTGCTGGCTGCCACCACCTGCTTCATCGTTGCCTTCATCGCAGCGCCCCCCGTCGACATCGACGGCATCCGTGAGCCCGTCGCCGGCTCCCTGATCTACGGAAACAACATCATCTCTGGTGCTGTTGTTCCTTCCTCGAACGCCATCGGCCTGCACTTCTATCCCATCTGGGAAGCTGCTTCTCTCGATGAGTGGCTGTACAACGGCGGTCCTTACCAGCTGGTTGTCTTCCACTTCCTGATCGGCATCTTCTGCTACATGGGTCGCGAGTGGGAACTTTCCTACCGCCTCGGCATGCGCCCCTGGATCTGCGTTGCTTACAGCGCACCTGTGGCTGCTGCCTCCGCCGTGTTCCTGGTGTACCCCTTCGGTCAGGGTTCCTTCTCTGACGGCATGCCCCTCGGCATCTCCGGCACCTTCAACTTCATGCTGGTGTTCCAGGCAGAGCACAACATCCTGATGCACCCCTTCCACATGATGGGCGTCGCAGGTGTGTTCGGTGGCTCCCTGTTCTCCGCCATGCACGGTTCACTGGTGACCTCCTCCCTGGTGCGTGAAACCACCGAGAGCGAGTCCCAGAACTACGGCTACAAGTTCGGCCAAGAGGAAGAGACCTACAACATCGTGGCTGCCCACGGTTACTTCGGTCGCCTGATCTTCCAATACGCCTCCTTCAACAACAGCCGCAGCCTTCACTTCTTCCTGGCTGCCTGGCCTGTGGTCGGCATCTGGTTCACTGCCCTGGGCGTCAGCACCATGGCTTTCAACCTGAACGGTTTCAACTTCAACCAGTCCATCCTTGATGGTCAGGGCCGCGTCCTGAACACCTGGGCTGATGTGCTGAACCGCGCCAACCTCGGCATGGAAGTGATGCACGAGCGCAACGCTCACAACTTCCCCCTCGACCTGGCTGCTGCTGAGTCCACTCCTGTGGCTCTGCAAGCTCCCGCCATCGGCTGA
- a CDS encoding FUSC family protein — translation MDPSTSGHGPWNLSSLLDFSRPAHAAWTDAMRGAGITTLLGWIALTLNAPRALLPLTLGSVFTAIAETGQGRDHPWRTMAWTTTWLMVAAGFGAAIGENTPLAVFASGAMGFICASAASRDKRTAVTSLLTLVVFTIYVGYPGPIVPALQDMGLILLGGVIQTLVCSVVRAFQQVKHERLCIPPIWRHLRTFRTSDAHVRHGIRLAITLMVATAISESTGLPHQYWLPMSVAWMSRAQLNSTCQRVLHRLLGTLLGLGFIALVVRWIGPQGAHWLPLSLLGAGILIAYVWVHYAAAVVGVTIWIIAAFALVGDPVIDTLWNRMLDTTIASAIVLMAVWIDPRASES, via the coding sequence ATGGATCCATCTACAAGCGGTCACGGTCCCTGGAACTTGTCCTCACTTCTGGATTTTTCCCGTCCTGCGCATGCAGCCTGGACTGATGCGATGCGCGGAGCTGGCATCACCACGCTGCTCGGCTGGATCGCCCTGACCTTGAACGCTCCCAGGGCCTTGTTGCCACTCACCCTTGGGTCGGTGTTCACGGCTATTGCAGAAACCGGTCAAGGACGCGACCATCCCTGGCGCACCATGGCTTGGACCACCACCTGGCTCATGGTCGCCGCTGGATTCGGCGCCGCTATTGGCGAAAACACGCCACTGGCCGTTTTCGCCAGTGGAGCCATGGGCTTCATCTGCGCCTCTGCAGCAAGCCGCGACAAGCGAACGGCTGTCACCAGTCTGCTCACGTTGGTGGTGTTCACGATTTACGTGGGCTACCCCGGGCCCATTGTTCCGGCCCTGCAAGACATGGGGCTGATTCTGCTGGGGGGGGTGATCCAAACCCTCGTCTGCTCAGTGGTTCGTGCTTTCCAACAGGTGAAGCATGAGCGCCTCTGCATTCCACCAATCTGGAGACATCTAAGGACCTTTCGTACATCAGACGCGCACGTACGGCATGGCATTCGGTTGGCCATCACTCTGATGGTGGCTACAGCTATTTCGGAATCGACAGGCTTGCCTCATCAGTACTGGTTGCCCATGTCGGTGGCTTGGATGAGCAGAGCTCAGTTGAACAGCACCTGTCAGCGTGTTCTGCATCGTTTGCTCGGCACTCTTTTAGGGCTGGGTTTCATTGCACTGGTGGTGCGGTGGATCGGGCCACAAGGAGCGCATTGGTTACCGCTCTCACTGCTAGGAGCGGGGATCCTGATCGCCTACGTCTGGGTGCACTACGCCGCAGCGGTGGTCGGTGTGACCATCTGGATCATCGCCGCCTTTGCCCTAGTGGGAGATCCTGTGATCGATACGCTCTGGAACCGCATGCTTGACACCACCATCGCCTCCGCGATCGTGCTGATGGCAGTTTGGATTGATCCTCGTGCCAGTGAATCATGA
- the psbA gene encoding photosystem II q(b) protein: MATAIRSGRRGSWESFCQWVTDTNNRIYVGWFGVLMIPCLLAATTCFIVAFIAAPAVDIDGIREPVAGSLIYGNNIISGAVVPSSNAIGLHFYPIWEAASLDEWLYNGGPYQLVVFHFLIGISAYMGRQWELSYRLGMRPWICVAYSAPLSAAFAVFLVYPFGQGSFSDGMPLGISGTFNFMLVFQAEHNILMHPFHMMGVAGVFGGSLFSAMHGSLVTSSLVRETTESESQNYGYKFGQEEETYNIVAAHGYFGRLIFQYASFNNSRSLHFFLAAWPVVGIWFTSMGVSTMAFNLNGFNFNQSVLDGQGRVLNTWADVLNRANLGMEVMHERNAHNFPLDLAAAESTPVALQAPAIG, encoded by the coding sequence ATGGCTACTGCAATTCGCAGCGGTCGCCGCGGCAGCTGGGAAAGCTTCTGTCAGTGGGTCACCGACACCAATAACCGCATCTATGTGGGCTGGTTCGGTGTACTGATGATTCCCTGTCTGCTCGCAGCCACCACCTGCTTCATCGTTGCCTTCATCGCAGCGCCAGCTGTCGATATCGACGGCATCCGTGAGCCCGTCGCCGGCTCCCTGATCTACGGAAACAACATCATCTCCGGTGCTGTTGTTCCTTCCTCGAACGCCATCGGCCTGCACTTCTATCCCATCTGGGAAGCTGCTTCTCTTGATGAGTGGCTGTACAACGGCGGTCCTTATCAGCTGGTGGTCTTCCACTTCCTGATCGGTATTTCCGCCTACATGGGTCGCCAGTGGGAGCTCTCCTACCGCCTCGGCATGCGCCCCTGGATCTGCGTTGCTTACAGCGCTCCGCTGTCTGCTGCCTTCGCCGTGTTCCTGGTGTACCCCTTCGGTCAGGGTTCCTTCTCTGACGGCATGCCCCTCGGCATCTCCGGCACCTTCAACTTCATGCTGGTGTTCCAGGCAGAGCACAACATCCTGATGCACCCCTTCCACATGATGGGCGTCGCAGGTGTGTTCGGTGGCTCCCTGTTCTCCGCCATGCACGGCTCCCTGGTGACCTCCTCCCTGGTGCGTGAAACCACCGAGAGCGAGTCCCAGAACTACGGCTACAAGTTCGGCCAAGAGGAAGAGACCTACAACATCGTGGCTGCCCACGGTTACTTCGGTCGCCTGATCTTCCAATACGCCTCCTTCAACAACAGCCGCAGCCTTCACTTCTTCCTGGCTGCCTGGCCTGTGGTCGGCATCTGGTTCACCTCCATGGGCGTCAGCACCATGGCGTTCAACCTGAACGGTTTCAACTTCAACCAGTCTGTTCTGGATGGTCAGGGCCGGGTTCTCAACACCTGGGCTGATGTGCTGAACCGCGCCAACCTCGGCATGGAAGTGATGCACGAGCGCAACGCTCACAACTTCCCCCTCGACCTGGCTGCTGCTGAGTCCACTCCTGTGGCTCTGCAAGCACCTGCCATCGGCTGA
- a CDS encoding HIT family protein codes for MPPASLPTEPTCGICVLHQNSPQLEPMEIWRSEHWLLRHHPHPSPLAGWCLLDARRHCRGPLDFSAVEAAEWGLIVQRASLLVKQTSGCERVYAIAFGEGARHLHLHLIPRSSGIPETEAWAVADLYRDVKDKRRLAAADSEVDAWIQDARHQALSLMASAV; via the coding sequence ATGCCCCCTGCTTCTCTCCCCACAGAACCAACCTGTGGGATCTGTGTGCTCCATCAGAACTCACCTCAGCTCGAACCCATGGAGATCTGGAGAAGTGAGCATTGGTTGCTGCGTCACCATCCCCATCCCAGTCCCCTCGCAGGTTGGTGTCTGCTCGATGCCCGACGCCACTGCAGAGGTCCTCTTGATTTCAGTGCTGTTGAAGCGGCGGAATGGGGCCTCATCGTGCAACGTGCCTCGCTCCTGGTAAAGCAAACCAGCGGTTGCGAACGCGTGTACGCCATTGCCTTCGGGGAGGGAGCGCGCCATCTCCATCTGCACCTCATCCCGCGTTCCAGCGGCATCCCCGAGACGGAAGCGTGGGCCGTTGCAGACCTCTATCGGGATGTGAAAGACAAGCGCCGCTTAGCGGCGGCTGATTCCGAGGTTGATGCCTGGATTCAGGATGCACGCCACCAGGCCCTCAGCCTGATGGCCTCAGCCGTGTAG
- the katG gene encoding catalase/peroxidase HPI → MSDLKCPFSGHTGAVTPAGRTDNSDWWPNQIDLGILHQHHPASNPLGDDFDYPSAFTALDYSALKADLQALMTDSQDWWPADWGHYGALFIRLAWHSAGTYRTGDGRGGAGHGNQRFAPLNSWPDNTNLDKARRLLWPVKRKYGNAISWADLIILSGNVALESMGFRTFGFAGGRVDIWQPEEDVFWGTETGWLSDERHNEKGELEQPLAAVQMGLIYVNPEGPGGEPDPVASGRDVRETFARMGMTVEETVALVAGGHTFGKCHGAAPDSNLGAEPEGAALHEQGLGWRNSYETGKGEHTISSGIEGAWKPNPTRWDQGYFQMMFTYDWELTKSPAGAWQWTAKDVKPEHMVPDAHVAGKSSAPIMTTADLSLRHDAIMEPVARRFYQDQEAFADAFARAWFKLTHRDLGPRALYLGQEVPEEVQIWQDPIPDVNHALIDDADISNLKQQILASGQSMSALVATAWASASTFRGSDRRGGANGGRIRLLPQRTWEVNEPEQLNGVLAALETIQSEFNSSRTDGKSVSIADLVVLGGCAAVEKAAADGGQSVMVPFSPGRTDAGPEQTDTASFNVLKPLADGFRNWKRSGLPLRAEELLIDQAQLLTLSAPEMTVLLAGLRVLGANTGGNRQGVFTTNVGVLSNDFCVNLLDMTTRWTPTNEAQDAYVGHDSASGAERWSASRADLVFGSNSQLRAIVEVYAQNDGSSRFVADFVKAWVKVMELDRFDLHG, encoded by the coding sequence ATGTCAGATCTGAAATGCCCATTCAGTGGTCACACGGGAGCCGTTACACCTGCGGGGAGAACAGATAACAGCGATTGGTGGCCCAATCAGATCGACCTCGGGATCCTGCATCAACATCACCCGGCCTCCAATCCGCTGGGCGACGATTTCGATTACCCCTCAGCATTTACCGCACTTGATTACAGCGCCCTGAAGGCTGATCTTCAGGCCCTGATGACCGATTCCCAGGACTGGTGGCCCGCCGACTGGGGTCATTACGGAGCACTGTTCATCCGTCTGGCTTGGCACAGCGCAGGCACCTATCGCACGGGCGATGGTCGCGGCGGAGCAGGCCACGGCAACCAGCGCTTTGCCCCCCTCAACAGCTGGCCTGACAACACCAACCTCGACAAGGCCCGGCGGCTGCTGTGGCCAGTCAAACGCAAGTACGGCAACGCCATCTCCTGGGCTGACTTGATCATCCTGTCGGGCAATGTGGCCCTGGAATCCATGGGCTTCCGCACCTTCGGCTTCGCCGGCGGCCGTGTGGATATTTGGCAACCGGAAGAGGATGTGTTCTGGGGGACGGAAACCGGTTGGCTCAGCGATGAGCGGCACAACGAAAAGGGAGAGCTCGAGCAACCCCTTGCAGCCGTTCAGATGGGGCTCATCTATGTGAATCCTGAGGGTCCTGGTGGCGAACCCGATCCTGTGGCGTCAGGTCGCGACGTGCGTGAAACCTTTGCCCGCATGGGCATGACCGTGGAGGAAACGGTGGCCCTGGTGGCTGGTGGTCACACGTTCGGCAAGTGCCACGGTGCAGCTCCAGACAGCAACCTGGGCGCCGAGCCGGAAGGTGCTGCTCTCCATGAGCAGGGCCTTGGATGGCGAAACAGCTACGAAACGGGCAAAGGAGAACACACCATCAGCAGTGGCATCGAAGGCGCTTGGAAACCGAACCCCACCCGCTGGGATCAGGGCTATTTCCAGATGATGTTCACCTATGACTGGGAACTCACCAAGAGCCCAGCCGGCGCTTGGCAATGGACGGCCAAGGATGTGAAGCCCGAGCACATGGTCCCCGATGCCCATGTGGCCGGGAAGTCGTCAGCACCGATCATGACCACCGCTGATCTATCGCTCAGGCACGACGCGATCATGGAGCCGGTGGCCCGGCGCTTCTATCAGGACCAGGAGGCCTTCGCCGATGCGTTTGCCCGGGCCTGGTTCAAACTCACCCATCGCGATCTCGGTCCCCGTGCTCTTTACCTCGGCCAGGAGGTTCCCGAGGAGGTGCAGATCTGGCAAGACCCGATTCCTGACGTCAACCATGCGCTGATCGATGACGCTGACATCAGCAACCTCAAGCAGCAGATCCTGGCCAGTGGCCAAAGCATGTCCGCCCTCGTGGCAACAGCCTGGGCCTCAGCATCCACATTCCGCGGCTCCGATCGCCGCGGGGGTGCCAACGGAGGTCGCATCCGGCTCTTGCCCCAACGCACCTGGGAGGTGAACGAGCCCGAGCAGCTGAATGGAGTTCTCGCGGCCCTGGAGACGATTCAGTCCGAGTTCAACAGCAGCCGCACCGATGGCAAGTCGGTATCCATTGCCGATCTGGTTGTACTGGGAGGGTGTGCCGCCGTGGAGAAGGCTGCCGCTGATGGCGGCCAATCGGTCATGGTGCCGTTCAGCCCCGGTCGCACCGATGCCGGCCCGGAGCAGACCGACACCGCCTCCTTCAATGTGCTCAAGCCCTTGGCGGACGGCTTCCGCAACTGGAAACGCAGCGGCCTTCCCCTGCGGGCCGAGGAGTTGCTCATTGATCAAGCCCAGCTGCTCACGCTCAGCGCCCCTGAAATGACCGTGCTGCTGGCGGGTCTTCGCGTGCTGGGCGCCAACACCGGCGGCAACCGGCAAGGCGTGTTCACAACGAATGTCGGCGTACTCAGCAATGACTTCTGCGTGAACCTGCTGGACATGACAACCCGCTGGACACCGACCAACGAAGCCCAGGATGCGTATGTCGGTCACGACAGTGCAAGCGGAGCCGAACGCTGGAGCGCCAGCCGCGCCGATTTGGTGTTCGGATCCAACAGCCAGCTTCGCGCCATTGTTGAGGTGTACGCCCAGAACGACGGCAGCAGCCGCTTTGTGGCCGACTTCGTCAAAGCCTGGGTGAAGGTGATGGAGCTGGACCGCTTCGATCTACACGGCTGA
- the psbA gene encoding photosystem II q(b) protein has protein sequence MTTTIQQRSGANGWQSFCEWVTSTNNRLYVGWFGVLMIPTLLAATTCFIVAFIAAPPVDIDGIREPVAGSLIYGNNIISGAVVPSSNAIGLHFYPIWEAASLDEWLYNGGPYQLVVFHFLIGIFCYMGREWELSYRLGMRPWICVAYSAPVAAASAVFLVYPFGQGSFSDGMPLGISGTFNFMLVFQAEHNILMHPFHMMGVAGVFGGSLFSAMHGSLVTSSLVRETTESESQNYGYKFGQEEETYNIVAAHGYFGRLIFQYASFNNSRSLHFFLAAWPVVGIWFTALGVSTMAFNLNGFNFNQSILDGQGRVLNTWADVLNRANLGMEVMHERNAHNFPLDLAAAESTPVALQAPAIG, from the coding sequence ATGACCACCACCATTCAGCAGCGCTCCGGCGCCAATGGCTGGCAGTCCTTCTGCGAGTGGGTCACCTCCACCAACAACCGCCTGTATGTGGGCTGGTTCGGTGTGCTGATGATCCCCACCCTGCTGGCTGCCACCACCTGCTTCATCGTTGCCTTCATCGCAGCGCCCCCCGTCGACATCGACGGCATCCGTGAGCCCGTCGCCGGCTCCCTGATCTACGGAAACAACATCATCTCTGGTGCTGTTGTTCCTTCCTCGAACGCCATCGGCCTGCACTTCTATCCCATCTGGGAAGCTGCTTCTCTCGATGAGTGGCTGTACAACGGCGGTCCTTACCAGCTGGTTGTCTTCCACTTCCTGATCGGCATCTTCTGCTACATGGGTCGCGAGTGGGAACTTTCCTACCGCCTCGGCATGCGCCCCTGGATCTGCGTTGCTTACAGCGCACCTGTGGCTGCTGCCTCCGCCGTGTTCCTGGTGTACCCCTTCGGTCAGGGTTCCTTCTCTGACGGCATGCCCCTCGGCATCTCCGGCACCTTCAACTTCATGCTGGTGTTCCAGGCAGAGCACAACATCCTGATGCACCCCTTCCACATGATGGGCGTCGCAGGTGTGTTCGGTGGCTCCCTGTTCTCCGCCATGCACGGTTCACTGGTGACCTCCTCCCTGGTGCGTGAAACCACCGAGAGCGAGTCCCAGAACTACGGCTACAAGTTCGGCCAAGAGGAAGAGACCTACAACATCGTGGCTGCCCACGGTTACTTCGGTCGCCTGATCTTCCAATACGCCTCCTTCAACAACAGCCGCAGCCTTCACTTCTTCCTGGCTGCCTGGCCTGTGGTCGGCATCTGGTTCACTGCCCTGGGCGTCAGCACCATGGCTTTCAACCTGAACGGTTTCAACTTCAACCAGTCCATCCTTGATGGTCAGGGCCGCGTCCTGAACACCTGGGCTGATGTGCTGAACCGCGCCAACCTCGGCATGGAAGTGATGCACGAGCGCAACGCTCACAACTTCCCCCTCGACCTGGCTGCTGCTGAGTCCACTCCTGTGGCTCTGCAAGCACCTGCCATCGGCTGA